Genomic window (Pseudoliparis swirei isolate HS2019 ecotype Mariana Trench chromosome 23, NWPU_hadal_v1, whole genome shotgun sequence):
AATTCCCTCTTACCCCCGGgtggggctgtctgttggccgtgcctcttggtatgtgtaaatactgataacatGAATACcgtcaggcgtgtagctgcccttgagctgcagacacaatatctctctctcctcacaggcaaagtgcgtctcttctgatgttttgccggaacctagacattacggtcagtggcggctggtgaattttttttggggggggggcgcagtttaaatatcactcaacaatgagaagaaaagaggttttgagtagaatatagtaaaaaacaaagctttatttcaagaacacagcgtgctcaacacgtccaataacaactatcaacacactgtaacgttgggcatgagaggctcagagcagctttaaggaacattgggttgggtttcagaggtttgctaaataaaagaggttcagagcagaatagagccagagagagatcacatgttacattgggggaCAGAGtcgacccactactgtaaagacaagtagctcctctctttaaagtggtcactttactctggttaaagtccatcatgtctgtaacctgtttccattattctggagggaatgtgtctgtttttcagaacttcttcgttgtgtttcgatgccagttcggtctccttctgctgactgtaaacagggttagcttcatgctgttagctcgttagcttcatgctgttagctcgttagctccatgctcttagctagataactgcggcaagattcgtgctttccacttgtctgcagctctttagacccctcccccgttgtagtccagagagtttcagtccctttggaacaacagacaggggaaactaaacagcattactcactgagctccagctaacagctccgttagctaacagctcccgtagctccgtggagctctctggctgagggaacgataccggtctctgattggctgaatagtccagtcacgtgaaataagaaacaatgtcattggccagcgcacatttttgcgacccaagattcacgtttcatcctccaatgagaagccgtccttgccgaaatgactgaaatgttttatcgatgccgcacacacacgttagatcgcctcgaaaaaggggaggggcttctccgtgataatggcgatatattatattttttcacattaacttaagtggttgttgacaggctgacggtctcccacacacatttagcgtgtcaacacggtatatttactatttaaatgatttggcatataatgttttttgacaggatgttttttttttttcatctacaaattttaagaggggcggcgccctagcgccctctatggacgaaccgccactgattacggtcccttcaataaatcagattaatatgaACACTTTTGGCTCCAACACAAACGTTGTGGTTCCCAAGTGGGGAAGTTACAGCTTCCTGGTCCCTGAGGCCCGACGGTCCTTCTTCACAATGACACAGGACCACATGTAAACCACCCGGTCCTAAAACCAGTTCAGAGCAGATTTGGATTGTATACTACCTCCTGAACCCTGACCCTGAATCACAATGTTCTTCCTCTGCAGATTGAATTCCACCTCTTCCCCGACCCGGGCAAGCAGCCATGGTCCAGAGCCCCCATGTGGATCCTTGTGGTTTCCGTCCTGGCTGGAGTCTCCCTTCTGGCTGTGATCTGCCTGCTGCTCTGGAAGGTAAACTGATCAACTCCCGGTTGGTAAAGTGCTGTtgtgtcgccccctgctggtcagtgtgGGTTCTTCAGGAGAACCAGCAGCAGGAGCTCTGAGTCTAGACCAGGAGCTCTGAGTCTGGACCAGGAGCTCTGAGTCTGGACCAGGATGATATGTGACCTCACCCCAGGTCTCTGTGTTCCTGCAGTGCGGGTTCTTCGTGCGTGGCGGTGCGTGGCGTGACGCGGCGCTCCACCAGGGGAGGATTATGGGTAAagacgagcagcagcagcttcgtgACTCTGACGATTTCCTGATCCAAGACCAAGTCTACTCATCCAGAACCAGAAAGGCACCCAAACAATGGGTCACCTCCTGGACTGAGAAGCACACAAAGCGGACCAACACAGCCTGAACCGGACCAACACAGCCTGAACTAACACAGCCTGAACCGGACCAACACAGCCTGAACCGGACCAACACAACCTGAACCGGACCAACACAGCCTGAACCGGACCAACACAGCCTGAACCAACACAGCCTGAACCAACACAACCTGAACCGGACCAAACGAGCCTGAACCAACACAACCTGAACCGGACCAACACAGCCTGAACCGGACCAACACAGCCTGAACCAACACAGCCTGAACCAACACAACCTGAACCGGACCAACACAACCTGAACCGGACCAACACAGCCTGAACCAACACAACCTGAACCGGACCAACACAACCTGAACCGGACCAAACGAGCCTGAACCAACACAACCTGAACCGGACCAACACAGCCTGAACCAACACAACCTGAACCGGACCAAACCAGACTAACACACTGCCATGTAGAACCTGCTGGACTCTCTTGGTCCAGCTGGTCCTGTTGCCATGATGACTGTCAGGGACGCGTTTCATTGGTCGTCACTGATCAGCAGGTTTGATGGATCAATGGAAAGATTGATTTGGTGAAGTGGTCacagttaaagggccagcgcgCCTTTAGCAACCAAACATGGCCACGCTGCCTTCAGGGCCgcctcgtggtgcgttcaggtgctaAAGGATCctttggtttttattttagaaatcTAAGGCCGATCCCATCCAcgcctcctgtctgtctctggagCCACAGGGGCTCTGGTTCTTCTGGACCTCTCACCAAGGCTCAGTCTGGCTGGACCGGTCCAGGAAGAGTTTTGGAGGCCCCTGTGCTCTGAGGAACCTGCTGCAGACCTTCTGGTGGGACCTGGTCCAGGTCTGAGCCTTAGTCCTGTCTCTGAACCTGGTCCAGGTCCTTCGTGGTCCTCATTGGCTCTGCCACACAGAGCTGTCAGGTCTCCTAGACCGGCAAGACCTCATCAAGTCCATCACGCTCAACACAGCTGGACTCAATGAAGGACTAGACCACCTCAAGGGGGACCACCTCAAGGGGGACCACGAGACATGGACAGCATGTTCAGTATGAGTTACAAGACTGaggatatatacaggactgtctcagaaaattagaatattgtgataaagttctttattttctgtaatgcaattaaaaaaacaaaaatgtcatgcattctggattcattacaaatcaactgaagtattgcaagccttttattcttttaatattgctgattatggcttacagcttaagaaaactctaaaatcctatctcataaaatgttaatatttcctcagaccaagtaaaaaaaaagatttattacagctgagtgtttgtcaaggctcaggaaacccttgcaggtgtttcgagttaattagacaattcaagtgatttgtttaataccctactagtatactttttcatgatattctaatatttagagataggatatttgagttttcttaagctgtaagccataatcagcaatattaaaagaataaaaggcttgcaatatttcagttgatttgtaatgaatccagaatgcatgacatttttgtttttttgattgcattacagaaaataaagaacttcatcacaatattctaattttctgagacagtcctgtatatatgtatgtatgtatgcatgtatgtatatatacaggactgtctcagaaaattagaatattgtgataaagttctttattttctgtaatgcaattaaaaaattattaaatattaaaagaataaaaggcttgcaatatttcagttgatttgtaatgaatccagaatgcatgacatttttgtttttttaattgcattgcagaaaataaagaacttcatcacaatattctaattttctgagacagtcctgtatgtatatatgtatatgtatttatatatctatgtggtcgcacagctccgcctcatgtgagaccctctataggggacctggtcacgtgaggccctctataggggacctggtcacgtgaggccctctataggggacctggtcacgtgagaccctctataggggacctggtcacgtgaggccctctataggggacctgatcacgtgagaccctctataggggacctgATCACGTGAGATcctctataggggacctggtcacgtgagaccctctataggggacctggtcacgtgaggccctctataggggacctggtcacgtgaggccctctataggggacctggtcacgtgagaccctctatggggacctggtcacgtgagcctctataggggacctggtcacgtgagcCCTCTATaggacctggtcacgtgaggcCCTCTatggggacctggtcacgtgaggcCCTCTatggggacctggtcacgtgaggcCCTCTatggggacctggtcacgtgaggcCCTCTatggggacctggtcacgtgaggcCCTCTatggggacctggtcacgtgaggccctctataggggacctggtcacgtgagaccctctatagggacctggtcacgtgagaccctctatagggacctggtcacgtgagcctctataggggacctggtcacgtgagcctctatggggacctggtcacgtgagaccctctatggggacctggtcacgtgagaccctctatggggacctggtcacgtgagaccctctatggggacctggtcacgtgaggccctctataggggacctggtcacgtgagaccctctataggggacctgatcacgtgagaccctctataggggacctgatcacgtgagaccctctataggggacctggtcacgtgaggccctctataggggacctggtcacgtgagaccctctataggggacctggtcacgtgagaccctctataggggacctggtcacgtgaggccctctataggggacctggtcacgtgagaccctctataggggacctggtcacgtgagaccctctataggggacctggtcacgtgaggccctctaggggacctggtcacgtgagaccctctataggggacctggtcacgtgagaccctctatggggacctggtcacgtgaggcCCTCTATgggggacctggtcacgtggGGCCCTcaggggacctggtcacgtgagaccctctatggggacctggtcacgtgagacctctatggggacctggtcacgtgagaccctctatggggacctggtcacgtgagaccctctatggggacctggtcacgtgagaccctctatggggacctggtcacgtgaggcCCTCTatggggacctggtcacgtgagaccctctatggggacctggtcacgtgagaccctctatggggacctggtcacgtgagaccctctatggggacctggtcacgtgagaccctctataggggacctggtcacgtgagaccctctataggggacctggtcacgtgagaccctctataggggacctggtcacgtgagaccctctataggggacctggtcacgtgaggccctctataggggacctggtcacgtgagaccctctataggggacctggtcacgtgagaccctctataggggacctggtcacgtgagaccctctatggggacctggtcacgtgagaccctctatagggacctggtcacgtgagaccctctatggggacctggtcacgtgagaccctctataggggacctggtcacgtgagaccctctataggggacctggtcacgtgagaccctctataggggacctggtcacgtgagaccctctataggggacctggtcacgtgaggccctctataggggacctggtcacgtgagaccctctataggggacctggtcacgtgagaccctctataggggacctggtcacgtgagaccctctatggggacctggtcacgtgagaccctctaggggacctggtcacgtgagaccctctatggggacctggtcacgtgaggccctctaggggacctggtcacgtgaggccctctataggggacctggtcacgtgagaccctctataggggacctggtcacgtgagaccctctataggggacctggtcacgtgaggccctctataggggacctggtcacgtgaggccctctataggggacctggtcacgtgagaccctctataggggacctggtcacgtgagatcctctataggggacctggtcacgtgaggccctctataggggacctggtcacgtgaggccctctataggggacctggtcacgtgaggccctctataggggacctggtcacgtgagaccctctatggggacctggtcacgtgagaccctctatggggacctggtcacgtgaggccctctaggggacctggtcacgtgaggccctcggggacctggtcacgtgaggccctctataggggacctggtcacgtgaggccctctataggggacctggtcacgtgaggccctctataggggacctggtcacgtgaggccctctataggggacctggtcacgtgagaccctctataggggacctggtcacgtgagaccctctataggggacctggtcacgtgagaccctctataggggacctggtcacgtgagaccctctatggggacctggtcacgtgagacctctaggggacctggtcacgtgagaccctctatggggacctggtcacgtgagaccctctaggggacctggtcacgtgagaccctctatggggacctggtcacgtgagaccctctataggggacctggtcacgtgagaccctctataggggacctggtcacgtgagaccctctataggggacctggtcacgtgagaccctctataggggacctggtcacgtgagaccctctataggggacctggtcatgtgagtcgacccagagattcatctcgggggacgccgctcggtgcgtgaggatcccctctgacctctccgaTCAGATCAAAGCATCcctagtatatacatatataactagaatgggcactcggtagagcgcataccttcgcatatcacaagattgggcattgaattatgaacattttggcattagttgcatgccaattggacaaaaatgtatcgtgctatggtaaaaaaaagatttggacctttccatgaccatgaccttgacctttgacccgattgatcccaaaatctaatcaaatggtccccggataataatcaatcatcccaccaaattccatgtgattcaagaagatttgacctgttcatgacctttgaccttgacctttgacccgatcgatccctaaatctaatcaactggtccccggataataaacaatcatcccacaacatttcatgcgattcggttcaatactttttgagttctgcgaaagattttgacctgttcatgacctttgaccttgacctttgacccgatcgatcccaaaatctaatcaactggtccccggataataaacaatcatcccaccaaattgcatgcgattcggttcaatactttttgagttttgcgaataacacgcatacaaataaataaataaataaataaacacacggcgatcaaaacataaccttccggcattttcaatgcgaaggtaaatatacaaatatatgtatatacataaatatatgtatgtatatacatatgtaaatatatatatattacataattatataaattacatttaattataaatatttcatattatatatataaatatattacatttataattatatatacactacataTCATTATTTGTACCTCCTGATGATATTAAAGTACTTGAGGTAGTACTTGGTGTATTTGTACCTCCTGATGAAGACCAGCTGACATCATCATcgacacatttattattaaatatgattGTTCACATGTATTTATCCTCTTGTTCTGGAAGCTGCTGggactcccacaatgcacctgtgtTGACCCAGAGGGCTCTAGGAGACCGGCTGggactcccacaatgcacctgtgtTGACCCAGAGGGCTCTAGGAGACCGGCAGGTCCTCTTCCTCAGCAGCAGCCTCCCTCCAGGAAACCTCAGTCACCTGCGAGGCAAAGAGCAGGGCGCTAAGGCTCGTGATGCTTATTGACGTGCAGCTCTTCCCGTGTCACGGAACACAAACGTGTTTACCTTGTGTCATCAACAAACAACGACAACAGGTGAGCTCACCTGGAGGAGTCCTGAGGGCTCCGCGAGGAACTGATCTGAGGTCTGCTGGAGCTCCACCATCACTCTGCCGTCACCTGGAGACCCAGAGACACAGGTGTGAGTCCATGGAaccgggtcagaggtcaggggtcaggtacCTAGTACTATGAGCAGGACTGAGGAGAAGGCCTGGACCAGAGCGTTCTCTCTGGCCCTCTTCAGGAGCTTCTTCCGGTTCTGGAGCAGAAcatctggacctgca
Coding sequences:
- the LOC130188160 gene encoding integrin alpha-6-like, encoding MFCRNLDITIEFHLFPDPGKQPWSRAPMWILVVSVLAGVSLLAVICLLLWKCGFFVRGGAWRDAALHQGRIMGKDEQQQLRDSDDFLIQDQVYSSRTRKAPKQWVTSWTEKHTKRTNTA